A portion of the Carya illinoinensis cultivar Pawnee chromosome 11, C.illinoinensisPawnee_v1, whole genome shotgun sequence genome contains these proteins:
- the LOC122282784 gene encoding alkane hydroxylase MAH1-like, with product MGAMLVDVDVLVQILVAFLCFLPLCLIWSWKRTTPVTNWTLVGMLPGLLSKLSDIHEYATQVLKQNGGTFEFKGPWFANMDFLVTCDPMNVRYISAKNFANYPKGPEFKKLFEPFGDGVLNSDSESWKSYRKLIQSLIKHRKFQLFQERSMRQKVSQGLFPILEHVSRQGTVVDLQDVFQRFTFDNTCLLVMGFDPKCLSVELPEIDYRTAFDGVEEAIFYRHIVPESIWKLQKWLNIGEEGKLRRATEILDRFLYQRISSKKGEFLRRRTSQMEQVEDEKYEDFDLLTACMAEQEEEAKGEVAQTDDYIRSDRYLRDIAFNFMAAGKDTVNAGLTWLFWLIATHPSVEEKILEEIKANLQAKEDGKWRLFSIHEQSKLVYLHAAICEALRLYPSVPFNHRVSVEPDILPSGHRVAANTKIMVSLYSMGSMEGIWGDDCLEFKPERWISEKEGIVHIPSYKFIAFNTGPRSCLGQDLTFFQMKTIVPAILWNYRIQVVEGHPISPCLSVMLHMKHGLKVRVSKRS from the coding sequence atgGGCGCCATGCTAGTTGATGTCGACGTTCTTGTTCAGATACTTGTGGCGTTTCTTTGTTTTCTCCCTCTCTGCCTGATCTGGAGTTGGAAGAGAACAACTCCGGTCACGAACTGGACTCTTGTTGGAATGCTGCCTGGGCTTCTTTCCAAATTATCGGATATCCATGAATACGCAACCCAGGTTCTGAAACAAAATGGTGGGACTTTTGAGTTCAAAGGGCCATGGTTTGCTAACATGGACTTTTTGGTCACTTGTGATCCCATGAACGTGCGATATATATCGGCAAAAAACTTCGCCAACTACCCTAAGGGACCTGAGTTCAAGAAGCTTTTTGAGCCTTTTGGAGATGGGGTTCTCAACTCTGACTCGGAGTCGTGGAAATCCTACAGAAAGTTGATTCAGTCGCTCATTAAACACAGGAAGTTTCAGCTGTTTCAAGAGAGATCTATGCGGCAAAAGGTATCGCAAGGTCTGTTCCCTATTCTTGAGCATGTGTCGAGACAAGGAACTGTGGTTGACTTGCAAGATGTTTTTCAGCGGTTCACCTTCGATAATACCTGCCTTTTGGTGATGGGTTTCGATCCAAAGTGCCTCTCCGTTGAATTACCGGAAATTGATTACAGAACGGCATTTGACGGAGTAGAGGAGGCCATATTTTACCGACATATTGTGCCAGAAAGCATTTGGAAGTTGCAGAAATGGCTTAACATAGGAGAAGAGGGTAAGCTGAGAAGAGCCACGGAGATCTTGGATCGTTTCTTGTACCAGCGCATTTCATCAAAGAAAGGAGAATTTCTGAGACGCAGAACGTCCCAAATGGAGCAAGTTGAGGATGAGAAGTACGAGGACTTCGATTTACTAACAGCTTGCATGgcagaacaagaagaagaagcgaAAGGAGAAGTAGCACAGACGGACGATTATATAAGATCTGACAGATATCTAAGAGACATTGCATTCAATTTCATGGCAGCTGGGAAAGACACTGTAAACGCAGGTCTCACATGGCTTTTCTGGCTTATTGCCACACACCCGTCAGTAGAAGAAAAGATACTAGAAGAGATCAAAGCAAATTTGCAGGCCAAAGAAGACGGAAAGTGGAGGCTTTTCAGCATACATGAGCAAAGCAAACTAGTTTATCTCCATGCTGCCATCTGCGAGGCTCTTCGGCTATACCCATCAGTACCTTTCAATCACAGAGTTTCCGTTGAACCAGACATTCTTCCGAGCGGCCACCGCGTTGCTGCGAACACGAAGATAATGGTGTCACTTTATTCAATGGGAAGTATGGAAGGGATATGGGGAGATGATTGCTTGGAGTTCAAACCCGAGAGATGGATTTCTGAGAAAGAAGGAATAGTGCACATACCCTCTTACAAATTCATTGCATTCAACACAGGACCTAGGAGCTGCTTGGGTCAAGACCTAACTTTCTTTCAGATGAAGACTATTGTTCCTGCAATTCTTTGGAATTATCGTATTCAAGTGGTTGAAGGACATCCTATTTCTCCATGTCTTTCTGTCATGCTGCATATGAAACATGGCTTGAAGGTCAGGGTTTCCAAGAGATCATGA